A genomic region of Leptolyngbya sp. FACHB-261 contains the following coding sequences:
- a CDS encoding glycosyltransferase, translated as MSRIVVTTLGTLGDLHPMIAIALELRQRGHDVVFVTHQAYQSRLEALGFEFHQMRPDFTAMNDPQEMARMMDLKTGQEYMVRQWANPSLHEMYADLLNVAKGADFIFSGEGVIATPLVAEKLEMRWASSAMVPLSFFSAYDPPILAPFPALAKLYKLGPIVNRGIINLAKLASNSWADPIRQLRHQLGLSPIKGNPFIENKFSPYLVVALFSSVLGQPQLDWAANTVVAGFTFYDGIQGGAELTSELRQFLDAGAPPIVFTLGSAAVLDAGNFYQESIQAAKQLNRRAVLLIGNNSPLENLSADILAVNYAPYSQIFPRACAIVHQGGIGTTAQALRAGRPTLIMPYSHDQPDNAARVKRLGTSRTIPRKQYLAARVAKELSELLGNPIYAAKAAEIGRIIQAEDGVGVACDAMEKHLREVEIA; from the coding sequence ATGAGCCGAATCGTTGTTACTACACTAGGTACTCTGGGAGATCTTCATCCCATGATTGCAATCGCGCTTGAATTGCGGCAACGCGGTCATGATGTCGTATTTGTGACGCACCAAGCGTATCAATCTAGGCTCGAAGCCTTAGGGTTTGAGTTTCATCAAATGCGACCTGATTTCACTGCGATGAATGACCCTCAAGAAATGGCACGCATGATGGATCTGAAAACGGGTCAAGAATACATGGTGCGTCAATGGGCAAATCCCAGTTTGCACGAAATGTATGCAGACTTGCTAAACGTTGCCAAAGGAGCAGATTTTATCTTTTCAGGGGAAGGCGTAATCGCCACTCCATTAGTAGCAGAGAAACTCGAAATGCGATGGGCATCGAGCGCGATGGTTCCCCTATCATTTTTCTCGGCTTACGACCCACCAATCTTAGCGCCATTTCCTGCTTTAGCGAAGCTATATAAGTTGGGACCCATCGTGAATCGAGGCATTATCAACTTGGCGAAGCTTGCGAGTAATTCTTGGGCAGACCCCATTCGTCAACTTCGACACCAACTTGGGTTATCGCCCATCAAAGGTAATCCCTTCATTGAAAACAAATTTTCACCCTATCTTGTCGTTGCGTTGTTTTCCTCGGTTTTGGGTCAGCCTCAGCTGGATTGGGCTGCAAATACAGTAGTCGCAGGCTTCACTTTCTATGATGGAATACAAGGCGGAGCAGAACTCACTTCAGAACTAAGGCAGTTTTTAGATGCAGGTGCTCCACCAATCGTCTTTACGCTTGGATCAGCGGCTGTGCTGGATGCCGGCAACTTCTACCAGGAAAGCATCCAAGCTGCAAAACAGTTGAACCGCCGTGCCGTTCTGTTGATTGGTAACAATTCACCTTTAGAGAATCTTTCAGCAGATATTTTGGCGGTCAACTACGCACCATATTCTCAGATTTTTCCTCGCGCTTGTGCGATCGTGCATCAGGGCGGAATTGGGACGACGGCTCAAGCGTTGCGGGCAGGTCGCCCAACCCTGATCATGCCGTACAGCCATGACCAACCCGACAATGCAGCACGGGTCAAACGATTAGGAACTTCTCGCACGATTCCGCGTAAGCAATATTTAGCGGCACGAGTTGCGAAGGAGCTAAGTGAGTTGTTAGGCAATCCTATTTACGCAGCAAAAGCGGCAGAAATCGGACGCATCATACAAGCAGAAGATGGTGTAGGCGTGGCGTGTGATGCAATGGAGAAACATCTTAGAGAAGTTGAAATCGCATAG
- a CDS encoding TetR/AcrR family transcriptional regulator yields the protein MPRPRSFDSDAVIDKLCEYFWEHGYSAASLDDLARQLGIKRGSLFNAFGSKEALLCAAFERYGQIFQGNYETAHHGRDAIVEYFNNATALATTQAMGRGCFLVNLLMSQDIPTLELQQALDQDVAFIKEFFTDHLHQAQQEQDLLPTVSIAAGVDALFGTMVGLFALARMKATPVMVEEFVHNNLRGLFAGY from the coding sequence ATGCCTCGACCTCGTTCTTTTGATTCAGATGCTGTGATCGACAAGCTATGTGAGTATTTCTGGGAACATGGATATAGTGCTGCGTCTTTGGATGACCTAGCGCGGCAGTTAGGGATAAAGCGCGGTAGCTTATTCAATGCCTTTGGTTCTAAGGAAGCGCTGCTCTGTGCTGCGTTTGAGCGATATGGGCAAATATTCCAGGGGAATTACGAAACGGCCCACCACGGCAGGGATGCGATTGTGGAGTATTTCAACAATGCGACCGCACTTGCGACCACTCAGGCAATGGGACGAGGTTGTTTCCTAGTGAATCTGCTTATGTCTCAGGACATTCCAACTCTTGAACTTCAGCAAGCCCTTGACCAAGATGTGGCGTTTATCAAAGAATTTTTCACCGACCATCTGCATCAAGCTCAACAAGAGCAGGATCTGCTTCCTACAGTATCCATTGCTGCTGGGGTTGATGCGTTGTTTGGAACAATGGTTGGGTTATTCGCCTTGGCTCGGATGAAAGCCACGCCTGTCATGGTGGAAGAATTTGTTCACAACAATCTACGGGGATTATTTGCTGGGTATTAG
- a CDS encoding N-acetyltransferase, which translates to MSEVSTLSTSTIAQVLAESFADDPSFEMVFNQSSGRLSTIQAFFEPFVADARKRGKITLTPNLQGACLWYPADVDVFDAAFEQMLIGIVQIIAERVGEETAQFWQYLIEQVGKHEPQQSRCEVFFLGLKSSARGKGLGHDLIQPALDYADQHQLPCYLVSSNSRNLSFYKRHGFQEYCPIKITDTYSMTGMYRHPYQPSNQSISIIK; encoded by the coding sequence ATGTCAGAAGTCTCTACTCTTTCGACCAGCACTATTGCTCAAGTGTTGGCAGAATCCTTTGCCGATGATCCGAGCTTTGAGATGGTCTTCAATCAGAGCAGTGGTCGCTTATCCACAATCCAAGCATTTTTTGAGCCATTTGTAGCAGATGCTAGGAAACGCGGCAAAATTACTCTAACACCCAACTTGCAGGGCGCTTGTCTGTGGTATCCAGCAGATGTGGATGTTTTTGATGCAGCGTTTGAACAGATGTTAATAGGGATTGTTCAAATTATTGCAGAGCGCGTTGGAGAAGAAACAGCTCAATTTTGGCAATATCTGATCGAGCAAGTTGGGAAACACGAACCGCAGCAGAGCCGATGTGAAGTGTTTTTTCTGGGGTTGAAATCCTCTGCACGGGGAAAGGGATTAGGACATGATTTAATCCAACCCGCCCTTGATTATGCAGACCAACATCAACTTCCGTGCTATCTAGTCTCTTCTAACTCTCGTAATCTTTCCTTCTACAAACGTCATGGCTTTCAGGAATATTGCCCGATCAAAATTACTGACACCTATTCTATGACAGGGATGTACCGCCATCCCTACCAACCATCCAATCAAAGCATCTCTATCATCAAGTAA
- a CDS encoding SDR family NAD(P)-dependent oxidoreductase has protein sequence MIRLNDQVAIITGSGRGLGAAYARLLAERGARVVIHDAGVNKDETGSDSNVAADAASRIREAGGVAFPSNVILDSRDNCQSLVETTLLKFGRLDILIHNAGWVAYQSVQELTPDFLQRAISINLEAPTWLAQAAFPIMKQQNYGRIVLTTSDRAIYQQYALSSLASYAMGKMAQIGLMNVLAVEGKEHGILVNAISPVAKTRMWNIQDEPEDLQPNQVAPGVLYLASPECRESGFILRASNGQFTAARWIERDKVDYPLNLAAVEVSTAEDLATRWQEIAADVAF, from the coding sequence ATGATTCGACTCAACGATCAAGTAGCAATTATTACTGGAAGCGGGCGAGGTTTGGGGGCAGCCTATGCCCGTCTGCTGGCGGAAAGAGGAGCGCGTGTCGTTATACATGACGCAGGCGTCAACAAAGATGAAACCGGATCCGATTCGAATGTGGCAGCTGATGCTGCAAGCAGGATTCGAGAAGCAGGTGGAGTTGCATTCCCAAGCAACGTAATTCTTGATAGTAGAGACAACTGCCAAAGCCTAGTGGAAACTACGCTCTTGAAGTTTGGTCGCCTCGATATTTTGATCCACAATGCCGGATGGGTTGCCTATCAGTCAGTGCAAGAACTCACGCCTGATTTTCTACAACGCGCCATCAGTATTAATTTAGAAGCACCAACATGGCTGGCTCAAGCCGCCTTTCCAATTATGAAACAGCAAAACTACGGACGGATTGTGCTTACGACTTCAGATAGAGCTATTTATCAGCAATATGCACTCAGTAGTCTTGCCTCTTATGCTATGGGAAAAATGGCACAGATCGGGTTGATGAATGTGCTCGCGGTTGAAGGCAAAGAGCATGGAATTCTCGTTAATGCGATTTCGCCAGTAGCCAAAACGCGGATGTGGAACATTCAAGATGAGCCAGAGGATTTGCAACCCAATCAAGTAGCTCCTGGGGTGTTATATCTTGCTTCTCCAGAGTGCCGAGAGTCTGGATTTATATTAAGGGCAAGCAATGGTCAATTCACAGCTGCACGCTGGATCGAGCGAGACAAGGTGGACTACCCCTTAAACCTTGCCGCTGTTGAGGTTTCTACTGCGGAGGATTTAGCTACTCGCTGGCAGGAGATTGCTGCGGATGTTGCGTTTTAA
- a CDS encoding DNA-3-methyladenine glycosylase encodes MATQGFVHLDYKTATDALKQADAVLATVIDQIGDCTLIQEQQTGDVFLSLCESIIYQQISGKAAASIYRRFLKLYPERSFPTAEAILNTDDDMLRKAGLSRAKVVYLKDLAQKVLEGLPTLDELKEMDDEAVVQHLTQVKGIGRWTAQRLLIFRLHRWDVLPADDLGVRAAVRRAYRLADLPEKKAVEQMGQTWKPYRTIAVWYLWRSLELLPS; translated from the coding sequence ATGGCAACTCAGGGTTTCGTTCACCTTGATTACAAAACTGCGACTGATGCGCTCAAACAAGCGGATGCTGTACTAGCAACCGTCATCGACCAGATTGGCGATTGTACACTGATTCAGGAACAACAAACTGGGGACGTATTTCTGAGTTTGTGTGAATCGATTATCTATCAACAAATCTCAGGAAAGGCAGCCGCAAGTATCTATCGTCGATTTCTGAAACTTTATCCAGAGCGATCGTTTCCCACAGCAGAAGCCATTCTCAACACAGATGATGACATGCTGAGGAAGGCAGGGCTATCTCGCGCTAAAGTCGTTTACCTCAAAGACTTGGCACAGAAAGTTTTAGAAGGATTGCCCACTCTAGACGAGCTAAAGGAGATGGATGATGAAGCGGTGGTTCAACATCTAACGCAAGTTAAAGGCATCGGACGCTGGACAGCACAAAGGCTATTGATTTTTCGATTACATCGTTGGGATGTTTTACCAGCTGATGATTTAGGAGTTCGGGCAGCAGTTCGTCGAGCCTATCGATTAGCAGACTTACCGGAGAAGAAAGCAGTCGAGCAGATGGGGCAGACGTGGAAACCCTACCGTACGATCGCCGTCTGGTATTTGTGGCGTAGTCTTGAACTGCTGCCCAGCTAG
- a CDS encoding endonuclease/exonuclease/phosphatase family protein: MKIVTYNLRFGGKAGQRVHWNQIFQEVNPDIFLVQESCNPQLYLSDHRWKQYGSQIQWVKVDSRTWGSAVFVHSGKLTPITIPDFTGCLVGVEVHESPWSAKTGRSLRIFSLHAPSPYKKSVNQILDCIATLFDNCDLIIGGDFNLTTGKRHPSEGLRDNTLWLLERLRKEFNLMSCWQMANPNEDLPQTLRWSRNKTHPYHCDGIFVPASWYRYLDRCEVLASPTWEQLSDHNPVVATLNFT; this comes from the coding sequence ATGAAGATCGTGACCTATAACCTTCGCTTTGGGGGAAAAGCGGGACAACGAGTTCACTGGAATCAGATCTTTCAGGAAGTTAATCCTGACATTTTTCTAGTTCAAGAAAGCTGTAATCCACAACTATATCTATCAGATCATCGCTGGAAGCAATATGGCAGTCAAATTCAATGGGTAAAAGTTGACAGCAGAACTTGGGGAAGTGCTGTGTTTGTCCACTCAGGCAAGCTCACACCGATTACGATCCCTGATTTTACTGGTTGCCTCGTTGGAGTCGAAGTACATGAATCACCGTGGTCGGCAAAGACCGGGCGATCGCTGCGGATCTTCAGCCTTCACGCTCCATCTCCCTACAAAAAATCCGTCAATCAAATCCTCGATTGCATTGCAACCTTGTTCGATAATTGCGACTTAATCATTGGTGGTGATTTCAATCTCACAACGGGCAAGCGACATCCTAGCGAAGGATTACGAGACAATACGCTCTGGCTACTAGAACGACTCCGCAAAGAATTTAACTTGATGAGTTGTTGGCAAATGGCAAACCCGAACGAGGATCTACCTCAAACCTTGCGTTGGAGCCGAAACAAAACTCATCCCTACCATTGTGATGGGATCTTTGTGCCCGCATCTTGGTATCGCTATCTCGATCGTTGTGAAGTTCTCGCTTCGCCAACCTGGGAGCAATTGAGTGACCATAACCCCGTCGTCGCCACCTTAAATTTCACCTAA
- a CDS encoding S41 family peptidase: protein MQETKFIKRLLMLIALLNLAGCQFFNSFRGHDRQSQGTSVKPTGITDVSLKWFTSSPLKSTDVVSASEAKAFINDVYQTLDNKIFDPTFKKQEREQQLQELLTTVDTKPSWSRAEIIKLISSQLKKLSASHLRILDPVEGEKLFRIFERKPLPNITPKPAVAAEMRGEVGILRVESFIVPLITKAELDRAKAELAQARVILIDVRGNGGGFGSSVSYLVEDIIGPNKVLWRDRTREGLQMQKPYVFQGYFDDAINAEAKAEIELGEKHPYIEWRTRLEAKVDPRPHFILVDDQCGSSCDLFAGVIKDYGSATILGVRTMGALLGGDAFRLRWQGFALIAPTVQIVSPKGHTIEGAGVQPDIGIPECANGDSQCLEKAVQIAGAAA from the coding sequence ATGCAAGAAACTAAATTCATCAAGAGATTGTTGATGCTAATTGCGCTTTTGAATTTGGCAGGCTGTCAATTTTTTAATTCTTTTCGAGGTCACGATCGACAGAGCCAAGGCACCAGTGTGAAACCAACCGGGATCACAGATGTTTCACTCAAGTGGTTTACTTCTTCTCCACTCAAGTCTACCGATGTTGTCTCTGCTTCAGAAGCAAAGGCATTCATCAATGATGTCTATCAAACACTTGATAATAAAATTTTTGATCCTACCTTCAAAAAACAGGAGCGTGAGCAACAACTGCAAGAACTCTTAACCACCGTGGATACTAAGCCGAGTTGGTCGAGAGCGGAAATAATTAAACTTATCAGCAGTCAGCTCAAAAAGCTCTCAGCATCCCATTTGAGGATTTTAGATCCAGTAGAAGGTGAAAAATTATTTCGTATTTTTGAACGAAAACCACTCCCGAATATCACACCTAAGCCTGCTGTTGCAGCCGAAATGCGAGGTGAAGTTGGAATTCTTCGAGTTGAAAGCTTCATTGTTCCTCTCATTACCAAAGCAGAACTCGATCGAGCAAAGGCTGAACTTGCCCAAGCCAGGGTAATTCTCATTGATGTACGTGGGAATGGGGGAGGCTTTGGATCAAGCGTCAGCTACCTCGTTGAGGACATCATTGGCCCTAACAAAGTGCTTTGGAGAGACAGAACTCGTGAGGGATTACAGATGCAGAAACCATATGTTTTCCAAGGATATTTCGACGATGCAATCAATGCAGAAGCGAAAGCAGAAATTGAGCTTGGAGAGAAGCATCCCTACATCGAGTGGCGCACGCGATTAGAAGCCAAAGTAGATCCAAGACCTCACTTTATTCTGGTTGATGATCAGTGCGGATCATCGTGTGATTTGTTTGCAGGAGTTATCAAAGACTACGGTTCTGCCACAATTCTGGGAGTCCGCACGATGGGTGCACTCCTTGGCGGCGATGCTTTTAGATTGAGATGGCAGGGCTTTGCTCTCATTGCTCCAACTGTTCAAATCGTTTCACCGAAAGGTCATACGATTGAGGGGGCAGGAGTTCAACCCGATATCGGGATTCCTGAATGTGCAAACGGTGACAGCCAGTGTCTTGAGAAGGCGGTTCAAATTGCAGGCGCAGCGGCGTAA
- a CDS encoding AraC family transcriptional regulator codes for MSSKSALHPADVIQPEWVLSSQSLHSSGLTIEHQVQPSGECEISGGLTHHVLVFELGNVSRQVIRMDGQEHDSSLRQGDILLIPAGVPFFSACEAMDEVLAFIINPFFLEQLSLAADCPQAERVELASTFKHRDRQIEWIVRSLQREMQTAALGSRLYLDSLTNLLAIHLLRHYTLQPLKQSKPEPGLGGLKLNRVIDYINAHLEQEIQLADLAQVTNFNPCYFASLFKQSMRISPWQYIMQQRVERAKKLLEQHNHSILEVALQCGFNSQSHFTYQFRRLTGMTPNAYRNR; via the coding sequence ATGTCTTCTAAATCGGCCCTTCATCCAGCGGATGTCATTCAACCAGAATGGGTGTTGTCTAGCCAGAGCCTCCACTCAAGCGGGCTCACTATCGAGCATCAGGTTCAGCCTTCTGGCGAGTGTGAAATATCCGGTGGATTGACCCATCATGTTTTGGTATTTGAATTGGGCAATGTTTCGCGTCAAGTGATTCGCATGGACGGGCAAGAACATGACAGCTCACTACGTCAAGGCGATATCCTGTTGATTCCTGCCGGAGTTCCTTTCTTCAGTGCTTGCGAAGCAATGGATGAAGTCCTGGCCTTCATCATTAATCCCTTTTTTCTGGAGCAGCTGTCATTGGCAGCAGATTGTCCACAGGCTGAACGAGTTGAGCTAGCTAGCACATTCAAGCACCGCGATCGCCAAATTGAATGGATTGTACGCTCTCTTCAACGCGAAATGCAGACGGCGGCACTGGGAAGCAGATTGTATCTGGATTCCTTAACGAACCTTCTAGCAATTCATCTGCTACGACACTACACGCTTCAACCGCTGAAGCAATCAAAACCTGAGCCAGGGCTAGGTGGGTTGAAGTTAAATCGAGTAATAGACTATATCAACGCACATCTTGAACAGGAGATTCAGCTAGCTGATTTGGCTCAAGTGACCAACTTCAACCCATGCTACTTTGCAAGTCTCTTCAAGCAATCGATGAGAATTTCTCCCTGGCAGTATATCATGCAGCAACGAGTTGAACGAGCCAAGAAGCTGTTAGAACAGCACAATCATTCAATCTTAGAAGTTGCTCTTCAGTGTGGTTTCAACAGCCAAAGTCACTTCACCTATCAGTTTCGCAGACTGACAGGGATGACGCCCAATGCGTATCGAAATCGTTGA
- a CDS encoding LysR family transcriptional regulator: MELRHLHYFIAVAEELHFSRAAERLHISQPPLSQQIRGLEDELGVKLFERTKRQVHLTEVGKVFLERSYLVLAQLDQAIEATQQIGRGEVGRLAIGFVGSATYTVLPDILNVFREQFPAVELRLHELTTQEQIQALHHKQVDVGIVRSAIIEPGLRVECILQESLVLALPETHPFSAQTKVSLSALADELFILFPAKMGPVFYEQIISICQQAGFRPKVAQEAVQMQTIIGLVAAGLGIAIVPASLQNFHRSGVIYRPLQEQTPKTGLYLAWRQHDSSPVIRAFLSLARKTTQLESNRDDT, encoded by the coding sequence ATGGAACTACGGCACCTGCACTACTTCATCGCGGTGGCTGAGGAACTACACTTTAGTCGAGCAGCGGAGCGGTTGCACATTTCCCAACCCCCGCTCAGTCAGCAGATTCGTGGTTTGGAAGATGAACTAGGAGTCAAGCTGTTTGAACGAACAAAGCGGCAAGTGCATCTGACAGAAGTAGGCAAAGTGTTTTTAGAACGCTCCTATCTGGTGTTAGCGCAACTTGACCAGGCAATTGAAGCGACACAACAGATAGGTCGGGGTGAGGTTGGACGGTTGGCGATCGGCTTTGTCGGCTCTGCAACGTATACCGTACTGCCAGATATCTTAAATGTCTTTCGAGAACAGTTTCCTGCTGTCGAACTGCGATTGCATGAACTGACAACGCAAGAGCAAATTCAAGCTCTGCATCACAAACAGGTTGATGTCGGCATTGTTCGTTCTGCCATCATCGAGCCAGGTTTGAGGGTGGAATGCATTTTGCAAGAATCATTGGTACTAGCGTTGCCAGAAACCCATCCGTTCTCTGCCCAGACTAAGGTGTCTCTCTCTGCTTTGGCAGATGAATTATTTATCCTGTTTCCTGCCAAAATGGGCCCCGTCTTTTACGAGCAGATTATTAGCATTTGTCAACAAGCTGGATTCCGTCCAAAAGTTGCTCAAGAGGCAGTTCAGATGCAAACAATTATCGGTTTGGTTGCAGCAGGATTGGGCATTGCGATCGTTCCTGCCTCCTTGCAAAACTTCCACAGAAGCGGAGTCATCTACAGACCATTACAAGAGCAGACGCCTAAAACCGGGCTTTATCTTGCTTGGCGGCAGCATGATTCCTCTCCAGTAATCAGAGCATTTCTCAGCTTGGCACGGAAGACGACACAATTGGAGTCGAATCGTGACGATACGTGA
- a CDS encoding LysR family transcriptional regulator codes for MELRQLKYFVTVAEELHFGRAAEALHLSQPALSKQIQALENSLEIQLFERTKHWVRLTIAGQKFLEAAHRILHEVEESIQVTKQVADGEIGRLRIGFTETTLFSLAPNIVKTYREQYPQVELILTNDGTEAQVEALRTHQIDVGFVYLPIRDSSLSIHPLFEEVYIAAVPTTHRLARQQRIALQSLANEPLIFYPRSLAPVLYANFIKCCEQAGFVPNIVQEAELAQTRLGLAAADVGITFVLSNIQNLSAKGVVYRPLIGDFLMLKLALAWRQNESSPVVHEFLNVLKTIEFSNGGVADLYKTGSSSVS; via the coding sequence ATGGAACTCCGCCAACTCAAATATTTCGTCACGGTGGCTGAAGAACTGCACTTTGGGCGGGCGGCTGAAGCATTACACCTGAGCCAGCCCGCACTTAGTAAACAAATTCAAGCGCTAGAAAACAGCTTAGAGATTCAATTGTTCGAGCGAACGAAACACTGGGTGAGATTGACAATCGCTGGACAAAAATTTCTTGAAGCTGCTCACCGAATTCTGCATGAAGTAGAAGAAAGCATCCAGGTTACAAAACAGGTAGCAGATGGAGAAATTGGCAGACTCAGGATTGGTTTCACCGAAACGACTCTATTCAGCCTTGCCCCAAACATTGTCAAAACCTATCGAGAGCAGTATCCACAGGTCGAGTTGATTCTCACTAATGATGGAACAGAAGCTCAGGTAGAGGCGCTTCGAACTCACCAAATTGATGTGGGTTTTGTGTACCTTCCCATCCGCGACTCATCTCTCTCGATTCATCCATTGTTTGAAGAAGTTTATATCGCAGCAGTGCCTACTACCCATCGCCTAGCTCGGCAGCAACGGATAGCGCTTCAGTCTTTAGCAAATGAACCACTCATTTTTTATCCGCGCTCGCTGGCACCTGTACTCTATGCCAATTTCATCAAATGCTGCGAACAAGCTGGGTTTGTACCGAACATTGTGCAGGAGGCTGAACTCGCTCAAACTCGCTTAGGGCTAGCAGCGGCTGACGTTGGCATTACATTTGTTCTCTCGAACATACAAAACTTGAGTGCAAAAGGCGTAGTTTATCGACCTTTAATCGGAGATTTCCTAATGCTAAAACTGGCTTTAGCATGGCGACAAAACGAATCTTCACCCGTTGTACATGAATTCCTCAATGTGCTTAAAACAATTGAATTTTCTAATGGTGGCGTTGCTGATCTCTACAAAACTGGCTCCTCGAGCGTATCGTAG
- a CDS encoding aldo/keto reductase, whose product MTKYLSWRSSIKQLGNNFELLRHSKPEIKILNLASTMDLSGQRFLSPCTAHEKDLLKSAEICDCLEAIPQRTLILMGGAVMNTEHSHSSNPQAFSRRTIIKAMGMGAASTILTPLALSGCQTAQSQTSQGSANQPIQVNRIAQANSNQLSDIITKEILRTKERIPAVGLGTFLTFDVLASQPRDQILQVIRRFWEGGGRQIDVSPLYGMSEVNVGEFIKVLGITNELFITNKIWATGEYLGDPGQAQRQLKQSIERLSRNPIDVMQIHSLVDVDVKVPLLRRWKQEGRIRYLGITYHDPLYAPVIEQWIEKGDLDFVQVRYSIFQRGVEERILPAAAERGTAVLVNMPFEKARLFGVVQGQPLPDFAREIDCRNWAQFFLKYVISHPAVTATIPATSNPDHMTENIGALRGALPDNAMRARMVQHMQNLPGFDRIAQMPWYPNKQFAGLVPLPNPRPTV is encoded by the coding sequence GTGACGAAATATTTGAGTTGGCGGAGTTCCATAAAACAGCTTGGTAATAACTTTGAGTTATTACGCCATAGTAAACCAGAAATAAAAATTCTCAACCTTGCATCTACTATGGATTTGAGCGGTCAACGATTCTTATCACCTTGTACTGCGCACGAAAAGGATCTGTTAAAAAGTGCAGAAATTTGCGACTGCTTAGAGGCAATTCCGCAGAGAACCTTAATCCTAATGGGAGGCGCTGTCATGAACACGGAACATTCTCATTCATCCAATCCGCAAGCCTTTTCCCGCCGTACCATCATCAAGGCAATGGGTATGGGTGCTGCAAGCACTATTTTAACTCCCCTGGCTTTGAGTGGCTGTCAAACCGCTCAAAGCCAGACAAGCCAGGGTTCGGCAAACCAGCCGATTCAGGTAAATAGGATTGCACAAGCAAACTCTAATCAACTATCAGATATCATCACAAAAGAGATCCTTCGCACAAAGGAACGCATACCTGCAGTCGGGTTAGGAACCTTTCTCACGTTTGATGTCCTAGCAAGTCAGCCGCGCGATCAGATTCTGCAGGTGATCCGTCGCTTCTGGGAGGGTGGCGGACGGCAGATTGATGTCTCCCCACTCTACGGCATGTCGGAAGTGAACGTGGGCGAATTTATTAAAGTACTCGGCATCACTAATGAACTATTTATTACTAACAAAATCTGGGCAACAGGCGAGTACCTGGGCGATCCCGGTCAAGCGCAACGCCAGTTGAAGCAATCGATAGAACGATTATCGCGAAATCCCATTGATGTCATGCAAATTCACAGCCTAGTGGATGTGGATGTAAAGGTGCCTCTGCTCCGGAGATGGAAGCAGGAAGGTAGGATTCGCTACTTAGGCATCACTTATCACGATCCCTTGTATGCTCCAGTGATTGAACAGTGGATTGAGAAAGGTGATCTAGATTTCGTTCAAGTACGCTACTCAATCTTTCAACGGGGAGTTGAGGAGAGAATTCTGCCAGCCGCAGCAGAACGAGGAACAGCCGTCTTAGTGAATATGCCTTTTGAAAAGGCGCGTCTGTTTGGAGTAGTACAAGGGCAACCTCTTCCCGATTTTGCTCGTGAGATTGACTGTAGAAATTGGGCGCAGTTTTTCCTCAAATATGTCATCTCACATCCAGCTGTTACTGCTACCATCCCTGCAACTAGTAATCCCGACCACATGACTGAAAATATAGGAGCATTGAGAGGAGCGCTCCCTGACAATGCAATGCGCGCCCGAATGGTACAACATATGCAAAATCTTCCTGGATTCGATCGAATTGCTCAGATGCCCTGGTATCCCAATAAACAGTTTGCCGGACTAGTTCCCCTACCAAATCCACGCCCAACTGTTTAA